Proteins encoded within one genomic window of Acidovorax sp. 107:
- a CDS encoding alpha/beta fold hydrolase — protein sequence MKPWHWASLLLAACLSGCASLPGATTDTVDGRTVEYVQAGQGTPVVVFENGLGARLDWWAKVWPDTVAETRALAYHRAGYGRSDASPQPRDGAQVVQELRALLRARQLPPPYVLVGHSLGGLYMQLYARQYPAEVAALVLVDSTHPEQMRGAGNPDLWPTWLKVAFRLGTSDVVKQELAALDATGQRVASLPVDPSVPVFVLSALQTPGASSALAEDVRQKRADFAHLYPGSTQVWVDSGHGIPLEKPEAVVSAIRAALQAARAPR from the coding sequence ATGAAGCCATGGCACTGGGCCAGCCTGCTGCTGGCGGCCTGCTTGAGCGGTTGCGCCAGCTTGCCCGGCGCCACCACCGACACGGTGGACGGGCGCACGGTGGAATACGTGCAGGCGGGGCAGGGCACGCCCGTGGTGGTGTTTGAGAACGGGCTGGGCGCCCGGCTGGACTGGTGGGCCAAGGTCTGGCCCGACACCGTTGCAGAAACCCGCGCGCTGGCCTACCACCGCGCGGGCTACGGCCGCAGCGATGCGTCCCCCCAGCCGCGCGATGGTGCGCAAGTGGTGCAAGAGCTGCGCGCCTTGCTCCGGGCCCGCCAGCTACCGCCGCCCTATGTACTGGTCGGCCACTCGCTGGGCGGCCTGTACATGCAGCTGTATGCGCGCCAATACCCCGCCGAGGTGGCCGCGCTGGTGCTGGTGGACTCCACCCACCCCGAGCAGATGCGCGGGGCGGGCAACCCCGACCTGTGGCCGACCTGGCTGAAAGTGGCCTTCCGCCTGGGCACCTCTGACGTGGTCAAACAAGAGCTGGCAGCGCTGGACGCCACCGGGCAGCGCGTTGCCAGCCTGCCGGTGGACCCATCGGTGCCCGTGTTTGTGCTGAGCGCACTGCAAACCCCGGGGGCTTCGTCTGCGCTGGCCGAAGATGTGCGCCAAAAACGCGCTGACTTTGCCCACCTCTACCCCGGCTCCACCCAGGTGTGGGTGGACAGCGGGCACGGCATCCCACTGGAGAAGCCCGAAGCCGTGGTCAGCGCGATTCGCGCCGCACTGCAGGCGGCCCGCGCTCCACGCTGA
- a CDS encoding alpha/beta fold hydrolase, with protein sequence MSTTTSSFQSNADGTRVTTYTWAETPGQPVGVVQISHGLAEHGERYDRFARALNAAGFIVHAVDHRGHGRTAGGKLGDFGSAGFGGLIADVAQFGALLRAQHGPQQLPLFLFGHSMGSFAAQAAIVDHSSTWSGVILSGSTALDLFAAAMANAPADAPAGLAAFNAGFEHRTGYEWLSRDAAEVDAYVADPWCGWDVPPDVIPSLFAPAPRLADPAQLARIRSDLPILIASGDADPLAAGGVLLEQLGQRYRDAGVADVAVKLYPAARHEILNETNRDEVTGDVVAWLRMRVGVA encoded by the coding sequence ATGAGCACCACCACCTCCTCCTTCCAGTCCAACGCCGACGGCACCCGGGTCACCACCTACACCTGGGCCGAAACACCGGGCCAACCGGTGGGCGTCGTCCAAATCTCCCACGGCTTGGCCGAGCATGGCGAACGCTACGACCGCTTTGCGCGGGCCCTCAACGCCGCAGGCTTCATCGTCCACGCCGTGGACCATCGCGGCCACGGGCGCACGGCCGGTGGCAAGCTGGGTGACTTTGGCAGCGCTGGCTTCGGCGGCCTCATTGCCGACGTGGCCCAGTTCGGCGCGCTGCTGCGTGCGCAGCACGGGCCGCAGCAGCTCCCGCTCTTTCTCTTCGGCCACTCCATGGGCTCGTTCGCAGCGCAGGCGGCCATCGTCGACCATTCATCCACCTGGTCTGGCGTCATCCTGTCAGGCTCCACCGCCCTCGACCTGTTCGCCGCCGCCATGGCCAACGCCCCCGCCGACGCGCCCGCCGGGCTCGCTGCTTTCAACGCAGGCTTTGAACACCGCACCGGCTACGAATGGCTGTCGCGCGATGCTGCCGAGGTCGATGCCTACGTGGCCGACCCGTGGTGCGGCTGGGACGTGCCGCCCGACGTAATCCCCTCGCTCTTCGCCCCCGCGCCCCGCCTGGCCGACCCCGCACAACTCGCGCGCATCCGCAGCGACCTGCCCATCCTCATCGCATCCGGCGACGCAGACCCGCTGGCCGCAGGCGGCGTCTTGTTGGAGCAACTGGGGCAGCGATACCGGGATGCCGGTGTGGCCGATGTGGCGGTCAAGCTGTACCCGGCGGCGCGGCATGAAATCTTGAACGAGACGAATCGGGATGAGGTGACGGGGGATGTGGTGGCGTGGTTGCGGATGCGTGTTGGGGTGGCGTAG